Proteins from a genomic interval of Cupriavidus sp. WKF15:
- a CDS encoding Crp/Fnr family transcriptional regulator produces MAEIEMLDSLPLFRGVDARVLDAIAGVATQRRLHKGEFLFRRGEPCRGLFIVMDGLVKLSLPAAAGGAKGAERAIEVFGPGAAFGEDVLFMDAPQPADCQAMTRTTVLCIGSAVLWDAVSRDPLLSARLLRNLSSRLHALMRDIEATSLHNASQRVAGFLCDEARAGRRTWLACTQRVMASKLGITPETLSRVVSRFCAEKLVRLERGKIFLLDTDGLGRLADDASRADAPAAAHAATVAAVATMAGAAIAAGFSPVSR; encoded by the coding sequence ATGGCTGAGATCGAGATGCTCGACAGCTTGCCGCTGTTCCGCGGCGTCGATGCCCGCGTGCTGGACGCGATCGCCGGCGTGGCCACGCAGCGGCGCCTGCACAAAGGCGAGTTCCTGTTTCGCCGCGGCGAACCGTGCCGCGGACTGTTCATCGTGATGGACGGGCTGGTAAAGCTTTCGCTGCCCGCTGCGGCCGGCGGCGCCAAAGGCGCGGAGCGGGCCATCGAAGTCTTTGGCCCCGGTGCGGCCTTTGGCGAGGATGTGCTGTTCATGGACGCGCCGCAGCCCGCCGACTGCCAGGCGATGACGCGCACTACCGTGCTCTGCATCGGGAGCGCCGTGCTTTGGGACGCGGTGTCGCGCGACCCGTTGCTGTCGGCGCGCCTGCTGCGCAACCTGTCCAGCCGCCTGCATGCGCTGATGCGCGATATCGAGGCCACGAGCCTGCACAACGCCTCGCAGCGCGTGGCCGGATTCCTGTGCGATGAGGCGCGCGCGGGACGGCGCACATGGCTGGCCTGCACGCAGCGCGTGATGGCCTCCAAGCTCGGCATCACGCCTGAAACCTTGTCGCGCGTGGTCAGCCGCTTCTGCGCCGAGAAACTGGTGCGGCTCGAGCGCGGCAAGATCTTCCTGCTCGATACCGATGGGCTGGGGCGCCTGGCTGACGATGCGTCACGCGCGGACGCCCCGGCCGCCGCTCATGCGGCGACGGTGGCCGCGGTGGCGACGATGGCCGGTGCGGCCATCGCGGCAGGCTTTTCGCCGGTGAGCAGGTAG
- a CDS encoding response regulator: protein MTIRILLIDDHTLFRSGIRALLQRQADFEIVDEAADGVEGIKRAKQHRPDVILLDLNMPGLSGLEALQLLVEDLPDSAVIVLTVSEEAEELATALRSGARGYLLKNIETEALTSAIRRAAAGEPVISEAMTAKLVQQFRAPAPAPVRQDDTARLTAREREIVQGLARGESNKEIARDLGVAESTVKIHVQNILKKLNLASRVQVAVYAVEHGLNEAG, encoded by the coding sequence ATGACCATCCGCATCTTGCTGATCGACGACCACACGCTGTTCCGCTCTGGCATCCGCGCGCTGCTGCAGCGGCAGGCCGACTTCGAGATCGTCGATGAAGCGGCCGACGGCGTGGAAGGCATCAAGCGCGCCAAGCAGCATCGCCCCGACGTCATCCTGCTCGACCTGAACATGCCCGGCCTGTCCGGGCTGGAAGCGCTGCAGCTCCTGGTCGAAGACCTGCCCGACTCCGCCGTCATCGTGCTCACCGTCTCCGAAGAGGCCGAGGAACTGGCCACCGCGCTGCGCAGCGGCGCGCGCGGCTACCTGCTGAAGAACATCGAGACCGAGGCCCTGACCAGCGCGATCCGCCGTGCCGCCGCCGGCGAGCCGGTGATCTCGGAAGCCATGACCGCCAAGCTCGTGCAGCAATTCCGCGCACCGGCTCCGGCGCCCGTGCGGCAGGACGACACGGCGCGGCTGACTGCGCGCGAGCGCGAGATCGTGCAGGGACTGGCACGCGGCGAGAGCAACAAGGAGATCGCCCGCGACCTGGGCGTGGCCGAGAGCACCGTGAAGATCCACGTGCAGAACATCCTCAAGAAGCTCAATCTCGCCAGCCGCGTGCAGGTGGCGGTCTACGCGGTGGAACACGGCCTGAACGAGGCGGGCTAG
- a CDS encoding type IV pili methyl-accepting chemotaxis transducer N-terminal domain-containing protein — MSNSDTDTAPVADSSPFPDAAGLTPPRYRLSTRIILLSLASLLVVLTMIAGTLWLSWKLEGAGAAINDAGSLRMRANRVAIELGLADVGQPSERAAQIQALDATLAQLRKGNPVRPLFLPDEPAIHAQLDRVVHDWQQGLRPLARAGDGPAYVKALPGFVAQADRLVMLIEHDSARKTDLLRLSQAGLAAIACVGTVAVIYLLYLWIILPVLRLQDGLRRMAAREFTLRLPVETRDEFGTLNAGFNRMADELQDLYQDLASRVASKTAELERQNRDLETLYDMAAFLNQARDAEAMARGFLQRVMRQFDADGGSVRVMDAQHGKLHLLASAGLPAALAEAGNCMAVDACHCGDATHEGVVAIADLRKTTRRPLLPQPSPCTREGFTAMAAFRIESQRGAIGTFALHFRAPRELPASDRQLLETLAQHLGTALEHLRLSASARQLAVVEERNLVAQGLHDSIAQGLNFLNLQVQLLGDAVARDDLAETRELVPMLRHGVEESYQDVRELLNNFRSRLTPGELRPAVEETVERFRRQCRTEATLVIDDHGNHLPLQPEQQLQVLFILQEALSNVRKHAMAAHVTVSLSYGHDFHLVVEDDGEGFDPAELGHDSDVHVGLNIMRERAARLGARLAIEARPAQGTRIELVLPRGGQAARAERHSTAGQALPRPTQESLP, encoded by the coding sequence ATGTCCAATTCCGACACCGACACTGCGCCCGTCGCGGACAGCAGCCCGTTTCCCGATGCCGCCGGCCTGACACCGCCGCGCTACCGCCTGTCCACGCGCATCATCCTTCTGTCACTGGCTTCGCTGCTGGTGGTGCTCACCATGATCGCCGGCACGCTCTGGCTGTCGTGGAAGCTCGAAGGCGCGGGCGCCGCCATCAATGACGCCGGCAGCCTGCGCATGCGCGCCAACCGCGTGGCGATCGAGCTCGGTCTCGCCGACGTCGGCCAGCCAAGTGAGCGGGCCGCGCAGATCCAGGCGCTCGACGCCACGCTGGCCCAGCTGCGCAAGGGCAACCCGGTGCGGCCCTTGTTCCTGCCGGACGAGCCAGCCATCCATGCGCAACTCGACCGCGTCGTGCATGACTGGCAGCAGGGCCTGCGGCCGCTGGCGCGCGCGGGTGACGGGCCCGCCTACGTGAAGGCGCTGCCGGGGTTCGTCGCCCAGGCCGACCGCCTGGTCATGCTGATCGAGCACGACAGCGCGCGCAAGACCGACCTGCTGCGGCTGTCGCAGGCCGGGCTGGCGGCCATTGCATGCGTGGGCACGGTAGCGGTCATCTACCTGCTCTACCTGTGGATCATCCTGCCGGTGCTGCGCCTGCAGGACGGCCTGCGCCGCATGGCCGCGCGCGAGTTCACGCTGCGCCTGCCCGTCGAAACGCGCGACGAGTTCGGCACCCTGAACGCGGGCTTCAACCGCATGGCCGACGAGCTGCAGGACCTGTACCAGGACCTGGCTTCGCGCGTGGCCAGCAAGACCGCCGAACTGGAGCGCCAGAACCGCGATCTTGAAACGCTCTACGACATGGCGGCCTTCCTCAACCAGGCGCGCGACGCCGAAGCCATGGCGCGCGGCTTCCTGCAGCGCGTGATGCGCCAGTTCGATGCCGATGGCGGCTCCGTGCGGGTCATGGACGCGCAGCACGGCAAGCTCCACCTGCTTGCCTCCGCGGGCCTGCCCGCGGCGCTGGCCGAGGCCGGCAACTGCATGGCGGTCGATGCCTGCCACTGCGGCGATGCCACGCACGAAGGCGTGGTCGCCATTGCCGACCTGCGCAAGACCACGCGCCGCCCGCTGCTGCCGCAGCCCTCGCCCTGCACGCGCGAAGGCTTCACCGCCATGGCGGCCTTCCGCATCGAGAGCCAGCGCGGCGCCATCGGCACCTTTGCGCTGCACTTCCGCGCGCCGCGCGAGCTGCCCGCTTCGGACCGTCAGCTGCTCGAAACCCTCGCCCAGCATCTGGGCACGGCGCTGGAACACCTGCGCCTGTCCGCGAGCGCGCGCCAGCTTGCCGTGGTGGAAGAGCGCAACCTGGTCGCGCAGGGCCTGCACGACAGCATTGCGCAGGGCCTCAATTTCCTGAACCTGCAGGTGCAGCTGCTCGGCGATGCGGTGGCACGCGACGATCTGGCGGAGACGCGCGAGCTCGTGCCGATGCTTCGCCACGGCGTCGAAGAGAGCTACCAGGACGTGCGCGAACTGCTGAACAACTTCCGCTCGCGGCTCACGCCCGGCGAGCTGCGCCCCGCCGTCGAGGAAACGGTGGAGCGCTTCCGCCGCCAGTGCCGCACCGAAGCCACGCTGGTCATCGACGACCATGGCAACCACCTGCCGCTGCAACCCGAGCAGCAACTGCAGGTGCTGTTCATCCTGCAGGAGGCGCTGTCCAACGTGCGCAAGCACGCCATGGCCGCGCACGTCACCGTGTCGCTGAGCTACGGGCACGATTTCCACCTCGTGGTCGAGGACGATGGCGAAGGCTTTGATCCGGCCGAACTCGGGCACGACAGCGACGTGCATGTTGGCCTGAACATCATGCGCGAACGCGCGGCGCGCCTCGGCGCGCGGCTTGCCATCGAGGCCCGCCCCGCGCAGGGCACGCGCATCGAGCTGGTGCTGCCGCGCGGCGGCCAGGCCGCCCGCGCGGAACGCCATTCCACTGCGGGGCAAGCGTTGCCGCGCCCAACCCAGGAGTCCTTGCCATGA
- a CDS encoding hemerythrin domain-containing protein: protein MSSAIETLVRQHRDCDQALEGLEASLRQPDWDAATGAFARLEDALQGNFTAEEERLFPAFEQVAGSAGGPTAVMRHEHGDVRALLDNAREWLQLRDANALAAELDTLSVLLQQHNLKEENVLFPMCRAHVPGLDALLANVG, encoded by the coding sequence ATGTCCAGCGCCATTGAGACCCTGGTGCGCCAGCACCGCGATTGCGATCAAGCCCTTGAAGGCCTCGAAGCGAGTCTTCGCCAGCCGGACTGGGATGCGGCGACGGGAGCGTTCGCGCGCCTCGAAGACGCGCTGCAGGGAAATTTCACGGCCGAGGAGGAGCGCCTGTTCCCCGCCTTCGAGCAGGTGGCCGGCTCCGCCGGTGGTCCTACCGCGGTGATGCGCCACGAGCATGGCGACGTGCGCGCGCTGCTCGATAACGCGCGCGAATGGCTGCAGCTGCGCGACGCCAACGCGCTGGCCGCGGAACTCGACACACTCTCCGTGCTGCTGCAGCAGCACAACCTCAAGGAAGAGAACGTGCTGTTCCCGATGTGCCGCGCGCACGTGCCCGGCCTTGACGCCTTGCTGGCGAACGTCGGCTGA
- a CDS encoding DUF3309 family protein: MGIGTILLILLVLLLVGALPAWPYSAEWGYWPSGGLGLIVLIVLLLVVLGRI; the protein is encoded by the coding sequence ATGGGAATCGGCACCATTCTTCTAATCCTCCTCGTCCTGTTGCTGGTCGGCGCCTTGCCGGCGTGGCCGTATAGCGCCGAATGGGGCTACTGGCCAAGCGGTGGACTGGGACTGATCGTCCTCATCGTGCTGCTGTTGGTGGTCCTGGGCCGCATATAG
- a CDS encoding SCP2 sterol-binding domain-containing protein: protein MSALQGLLARVHRRMPARARAMPLVSALELARRAGWLEPPAALDGHTFLLTVEDLGLDVPFRCEQGRFRTTGRGAGEPELTLRARVPDYLRLLAGQCDTDTLFFQRKLVISGDTALGLEVKYWLDAAPRPPWLEPLVSRLAAGLGVAAPGTGHR from the coding sequence ATGAGCGCGCTGCAAGGACTGCTGGCCCGCGTGCATCGGCGCATGCCTGCCCGTGCGCGCGCCATGCCGCTGGTCTCGGCACTGGAGCTGGCGCGGCGCGCCGGGTGGCTGGAGCCGCCCGCCGCGCTGGACGGGCACACCTTCCTGCTGACCGTGGAGGATCTCGGCCTGGATGTGCCATTTCGTTGCGAGCAGGGGCGTTTCCGTACGACCGGCCGCGGCGCCGGTGAGCCCGAACTGACGTTGCGGGCCCGCGTGCCCGACTATCTACGCCTGCTGGCGGGGCAGTGCGACACCGACACGCTCTTCTTCCAGCGCAAGCTGGTGATCAGCGGTGATACCGCACTGGGGCTTGAAGTGAAGTACTGGCTGGACGCCGCGCCGAGGCCGCCATGGCTGGAACCGCTGGTGTCGCGGCTCGCTGCCGGGCTGGGCGTGGCGGCGCCGGGGACGGGGCATCGTTGA
- a CDS encoding U32 family peptidase, which produces MRKTSTRGAARFGIALGPLLYYWPRAAVTQFYADVAGSAVDRVYLGETVCTRRHELRHAHWLEIAQMLREAGKEVVLSTPVLIESDTDIACMRRVCEQDDYLVEANDVGAVRCMGGRPFIGGPHLNVYHADTLAWLASLGARGCVVPVEMDGATLAALSAGRCAGVALEVLAWGRMPLAFSARCFTARHHRLRKDACEFRCLDYPDGLVAATGEGQAFFTLNGIQTQSATCLDLCDQAQAMAHMGVDMLRVSPHSTGTLEAVAALAAIRAGERAPAPSGVVPAGAQPCNGYWHGRPGIAWEDRP; this is translated from the coding sequence ATGCGGAAAACCTCCACACGCGGCGCGGCCAGGTTCGGCATCGCGCTGGGACCGTTGCTGTACTACTGGCCGCGCGCGGCGGTGACGCAGTTCTATGCCGACGTCGCCGGATCGGCCGTCGATCGCGTCTACCTTGGCGAGACCGTATGCACGCGCCGCCACGAACTGCGCCATGCGCACTGGCTCGAGATCGCGCAGATGCTGCGCGAAGCCGGGAAGGAAGTGGTGCTGTCCACGCCGGTGCTGATCGAGTCCGACACCGATATCGCCTGCATGCGCCGCGTCTGCGAACAGGACGACTACCTGGTCGAGGCCAACGATGTCGGCGCGGTGCGTTGCATGGGCGGGCGCCCGTTCATCGGCGGCCCGCATCTGAACGTCTATCACGCGGACACGCTCGCGTGGCTGGCCAGCCTTGGCGCCCGGGGCTGCGTGGTGCCGGTCGAGATGGACGGCGCCACGCTGGCCGCGCTGTCGGCGGGGCGCTGCGCCGGCGTGGCACTGGAAGTGCTGGCCTGGGGCCGCATGCCGCTGGCGTTCTCGGCGCGCTGCTTCACTGCGCGCCACCATCGGCTGCGCAAGGATGCGTGCGAATTCCGTTGCCTCGACTATCCGGACGGCCTGGTTGCCGCCACGGGCGAGGGGCAGGCCTTTTTTACGCTCAACGGCATCCAGACCCAGTCGGCGACGTGCCTGGATCTGTGCGACCAGGCGCAGGCGATGGCGCACATGGGTGTCGACATGTTGCGTGTGAGCCCGCATTCGACGGGGACGCTCGAAGCGGTGGCCGCGCTGGCGGCGATCCGCGCCGGCGAGCGCGCACCCGCGCCGAGCGGCGTGGTCCCGGCCGGCGCGCAACCATGCAACGGGTACTGGCATGGACGTCCCGGCATTGCGTGGGAGGACCGGCCATGA
- a CDS encoding DUF3008 family protein, with product MPAKSKAQQQAAGAALAAKRGEKKAGALKGASRSMAKSMSTKELEKMASTGTKGKPKHVSGR from the coding sequence ATGCCAGCGAAATCCAAAGCACAGCAGCAGGCCGCAGGTGCGGCGCTCGCCGCCAAGCGCGGCGAGAAGAAAGCCGGCGCGCTTAAGGGAGCGTCCAGGTCAATGGCCAAGTCCATGAGTACCAAGGAACTCGAGAAGATGGCGTCGACCGGGACCAAGGGCAAACCCAAGCACGTATCCGGTCGCTGA
- the ytfE gene encoding iron-sulfur cluster repair protein YtfE, giving the protein MRLQDQPLGQLARRIPGATGIFHDYDLDFCCGGKQTLRDAAAAKGLDAEAIETRLQTLQRDSEPVQTDWDAVPPASLIAHILTRFHERHREQLPELIRLARRVEHVHGDRPDCPVGLADHLVVMRDELEAHMQKEEQVLFPMLARGLQAAATAPITVMRMEHDDHGEALQRLATLTNDITLPRAACNTWRALYLGLRTLREDLMEHIHLENNILFEPATAQAAND; this is encoded by the coding sequence ATGCGCTTGCAAGACCAGCCTCTGGGCCAGCTGGCCCGCCGTATTCCGGGTGCCACGGGCATCTTCCACGACTATGACCTCGACTTCTGCTGCGGAGGCAAGCAGACGCTGCGCGATGCCGCGGCCGCCAAGGGCCTGGATGCCGAAGCCATCGAAACCCGCCTGCAGACTTTGCAGCGCGACAGCGAACCGGTGCAGACCGACTGGGACGCCGTGCCGCCGGCCTCGCTGATCGCCCATATCCTGACGCGCTTCCACGAGCGCCATCGCGAGCAACTACCCGAACTGATCCGCCTGGCCCGCCGTGTCGAGCATGTGCATGGAGACCGGCCGGATTGCCCTGTTGGCCTGGCCGATCATCTCGTGGTCATGCGCGACGAACTGGAAGCGCATATGCAGAAGGAAGAGCAGGTGCTGTTCCCGATGCTGGCACGCGGGCTGCAGGCCGCCGCGACGGCGCCGATTACGGTGATGCGCATGGAGCATGACGACCACGGCGAAGCCCTCCAGCGCCTGGCCACGCTGACCAACGACATCACGCTGCCGCGCGCGGCGTGCAACACCTGGCGGGCGCTGTACCTCGGCCTGCGCACGCTGCGCGAAGACCTGATGGAACACATCCACCTGGAAAACAACATCTTGTTCGAGCCGGCCACCGCGCAGGCCGCGAACGACTGA
- a CDS encoding peptidase U32 family protein — MTTSSSVRARPPQLVAPAGSLTALRAALEHGADAVYLGLRDATNARNFGGLNFTEADIRTGVAEAHARHAEVLFAINTFPQMGEVARWHRAVDAAADLGADAVIMADAGLMAYASQRHPQLRLHLSVQGSATHADAIELMRERFNIRRVVLPRVLSLAQIGKLARQTSVELEVFGFGSLCVMAEGRCLLSSYATGDSPNNKGVCSPAHAVRWTEQDGTMHARLSGILIDSYAPGEPAGYPTLCKGRFEVEGERGYVLEEPTSLNALSLLPALLDIGIAAIKIEGRQRSPRYVADVVGVLRAAIDAACAEPARFTPRQEWQGTLGRHAEGDQVTQGAYDRPWR; from the coding sequence ATGACAACCTCATCTTCCGTACGGGCGCGCCCACCGCAACTGGTCGCGCCCGCCGGTTCGCTGACAGCGCTGCGCGCGGCGCTGGAGCATGGCGCCGATGCCGTTTACCTCGGCCTGCGCGACGCCACCAATGCCCGCAACTTCGGCGGGCTCAATTTCACCGAGGCCGATATCCGCACCGGCGTGGCCGAAGCGCATGCGCGCCACGCGGAGGTGCTGTTCGCCATCAACACCTTCCCGCAGATGGGGGAGGTGGCCAGGTGGCACCGTGCCGTCGATGCGGCCGCGGACCTCGGCGCCGACGCGGTCATCATGGCCGACGCGGGGTTGATGGCCTACGCGAGCCAGCGGCACCCGCAACTGCGGCTGCACTTGTCGGTGCAGGGTTCCGCCACGCATGCCGATGCCATCGAGCTGATGCGCGAGCGCTTCAATATCAGGCGCGTGGTGCTGCCGCGCGTGCTCTCGCTCGCGCAGATCGGCAAGCTGGCGCGGCAGACCAGCGTGGAGCTGGAAGTGTTCGGCTTCGGCAGCCTGTGCGTCATGGCGGAGGGCCGCTGCCTGCTGTCCTCCTATGCCACGGGGGATTCCCCCAATAACAAGGGCGTCTGCTCGCCCGCGCACGCGGTGCGCTGGACCGAGCAGGACGGCACCATGCACGCTCGCCTGTCGGGCATCCTCATCGACAGCTACGCGCCCGGCGAGCCTGCCGGATATCCCACGCTGTGCAAGGGGCGCTTCGAGGTCGAGGGCGAGCGCGGCTACGTGCTGGAAGAGCCCACCAGCCTCAACGCGCTGTCACTGCTGCCGGCGCTGCTCGATATCGGCATCGCCGCGATCAAGATCGAAGGCCGCCAGCGCAGCCCGCGCTATGTGGCGGACGTGGTGGGCGTGCTGCGCGCCGCGATCGACGCCGCCTGCGCCGAGCCCGCGCGTTTTACGCCGCGCCAGGAATGGCAGGGCACGCTCGGCCGCCATGCCGAGGGCGACCAGGTGACACAGGGCGCCTACGACCGGCCGTGGCGATGA
- a CDS encoding nitronate monooxygenase family protein, whose amino-acid sequence MTEHWLKLAGRRLLPIVQGGMGIGISAHRLAGTVAAHNGVGTIASIDLRHHHPDLLAQTRGTRDKARIEAINLVALDREIQGARALSGGRGLVAVNVMKAVGSHAQLVRQACESGADAIVMGAGLPLDLPELTANHPKVALIPILSEARGIGLVLRKWMKKGRLPDAIVVEHPAHAGGHLGAPAIQDLGEERFSFARVLTECRELFQTLGLAWDSIPLILAGGINSHAKVRHWLGEGAAAVQLGTAFAVTEECDAHPAFKQVLATARPEDLREFTSVAGLPARAVLTPWLSRYLSSESRLQRRAKPRDCLEGFDCLHACGLRDGVSRIGQFCIDLKLAQAVRGDVERGLFFRGKGTLPFGEAIRPVADLLHYLLTGEKPAAMAAPAIVATAATVAA is encoded by the coding sequence ATGACAGAACACTGGCTGAAACTGGCCGGGCGCCGGCTGCTGCCGATCGTCCAGGGCGGCATGGGCATCGGCATTTCCGCGCACCGCCTGGCGGGTACCGTGGCCGCGCACAACGGCGTGGGCACCATTGCCAGCATCGACCTGCGCCACCATCATCCCGACCTGCTCGCGCAGACGCGCGGCACGCGCGACAAGGCACGCATCGAGGCCATCAACCTCGTGGCGCTGGACCGCGAGATCCAGGGCGCGCGCGCGTTGTCCGGCGGGCGCGGCCTGGTCGCCGTCAACGTGATGAAGGCCGTCGGCTCGCACGCGCAGCTGGTGCGCCAGGCCTGCGAAAGCGGCGCCGATGCCATCGTCATGGGCGCGGGCCTCCCGCTGGACCTGCCGGAACTGACCGCGAACCACCCGAAAGTCGCGCTGATCCCGATCCTGTCGGAAGCACGCGGCATCGGCCTGGTGCTGCGCAAGTGGATGAAGAAGGGGCGGCTGCCCGACGCCATCGTGGTCGAACACCCGGCCCATGCGGGCGGGCATCTGGGCGCGCCCGCCATCCAGGACCTTGGCGAGGAGCGCTTTTCGTTTGCGCGCGTGCTGACCGAATGCCGCGAGCTGTTCCAGACGCTCGGGCTCGCGTGGGACAGCATTCCGCTGATCCTGGCGGGCGGCATCAACAGCCATGCCAAGGTGCGCCACTGGCTCGGCGAAGGCGCTGCCGCGGTGCAGCTCGGCACCGCCTTTGCCGTCACGGAGGAATGCGACGCGCATCCGGCCTTCAAGCAGGTACTGGCCACCGCCCGCCCGGAGGACCTGCGCGAGTTCACCAGCGTGGCGGGCCTGCCGGCGCGCGCCGTGCTCACGCCGTGGCTGTCGCGCTACCTGTCGAGCGAAAGCCGCCTGCAGCGCCGTGCCAAGCCCCGCGACTGCCTGGAAGGCTTTGACTGCCTGCACGCCTGCGGCCTGCGCGACGGCGTGTCACGCATCGGCCAGTTCTGCATCGACCTGAAGCTGGCGCAGGCCGTGCGCGGCGACGTGGAGCGCGGGCTGTTCTTCCGCGGCAAGGGCACGCTGCCATTCGGCGAAGCGATCCGCCCGGTGGCGGACCTGCTCCACTACCTGCTCACCGGCGAAAAGCCTGCCGCGATGGCCGCACCGGCCATCGTCGCCACCGCGGCCACCGTCGCCGCATGA
- the norR gene encoding nitric oxide reductase transcriptional regulator NorR, with product MTLTQRDIYTELLADVVADLPHAVRLQRLVSALRAHFGCGAVALLRLEEEHLRPLAVDGLVRDALGRRFAVGLHPRLGAILARRGVTCFHHDSALPDPYDGLIDEHVGEPLPVHDCMGISLEQDGRVWGVLTLDALQVGTFDDTAQAALEGLTLLVESAIRTTRLEAEIRALQLSRGKTPDNELPADESEIVGQSEAITGLLHELDVVADSELPVLLLGETGVGKELFAHRLHRLSRRRERPLVHVNCAALPESLAESELFGHVKGAFSGATGERPGRFEAADGGTLFLDEVGELPLAIQAKLLRTLQNGEIQRLGSDKPRRVDVRVIAATNRNLREHVRDGSFRADLYHRLSVYPIPIPPLRERGNDVLLLAGRFLELNRARLGMRSLRLSPAAQDALRRYRWPGNVRELEHVVSRAALRSVSRGANRNDIVTLEPDLLDLDSLAAPSDASAPVAHVAETERHPVALPAGATLRDAVEQTQRDCIDQALRAHHGNWAQAARQLGIDASNLHKLAKRLGCK from the coding sequence ATGACCCTAACCCAACGGGACATCTATACGGAACTGCTGGCGGATGTGGTCGCCGACCTGCCGCACGCGGTGCGCCTGCAGCGGCTGGTCAGCGCACTGCGCGCGCACTTCGGCTGTGGCGCCGTGGCCTTGCTGCGGCTCGAAGAAGAACACCTGCGGCCCTTGGCCGTGGACGGGCTGGTGCGCGATGCACTCGGCCGCCGCTTTGCGGTCGGTCTGCACCCGCGGCTTGGCGCGATCCTGGCGCGGCGCGGCGTCACGTGCTTCCACCATGACAGCGCGCTGCCCGACCCCTATGACGGCCTGATCGACGAGCACGTGGGCGAGCCGCTGCCCGTGCATGACTGCATGGGCATCAGCCTGGAACAGGACGGCCGCGTCTGGGGCGTGCTGACGCTCGATGCATTGCAGGTAGGCACCTTCGACGATACCGCGCAGGCCGCGCTCGAGGGGCTCACGCTGCTGGTCGAAAGCGCCATCCGCACCACGCGGCTGGAGGCTGAAATCCGCGCGCTGCAACTTTCGCGCGGCAAGACCCCCGACAACGAGCTGCCAGCCGACGAGAGCGAGATCGTCGGCCAGAGCGAGGCCATCACCGGACTGCTGCATGAACTGGACGTGGTGGCCGATTCGGAGCTGCCGGTGCTGCTGCTCGGCGAGACCGGCGTCGGCAAGGAGCTGTTCGCGCACCGGCTGCATCGCCTGTCGCGCCGGCGCGAGCGCCCGCTGGTCCACGTGAACTGCGCCGCGCTGCCGGAATCGCTCGCGGAAAGCGAGCTGTTCGGGCACGTCAAGGGCGCGTTCTCGGGCGCCACGGGCGAGCGGCCCGGCCGCTTCGAGGCCGCCGACGGCGGCACGCTGTTCCTCGATGAAGTGGGCGAGCTGCCGCTGGCGATCCAGGCCAAGCTGCTGCGCACGCTGCAAAACGGCGAGATCCAGCGCCTGGGCTCGGACAAGCCGCGCCGCGTCGACGTGCGCGTGATCGCCGCCACCAACCGCAACCTGCGCGAGCATGTGCGCGACGGCTCGTTCCGCGCGGACCTGTACCACCGGCTGTCGGTCTACCCAATCCCGATTCCCCCGCTGCGCGAGCGTGGCAACGATGTACTGCTGCTGGCGGGGCGCTTCCTGGAACTGAACCGCGCGCGGCTCGGCATGCGCAGCCTGCGCCTGTCGCCGGCCGCGCAGGACGCGCTGCGCCGCTACCGCTGGCCCGGCAATGTGCGCGAGCTCGAGCATGTGGTCAGCCGCGCGGCGCTGCGCTCCGTGAGCCGCGGGGCCAACCGCAATGACATCGTGACGCTGGAGCCCGACCTGCTCGACCTGGACAGCCTGGCGGCGCCGTCCGATGCATCGGCGCCCGTTGCGCATGTCGCGGAGACCGAGCGCCACCCGGTGGCACTGCCTGCCGGTGCCACGCTGCGCGACGCTGTCGAGCAAACCCAGCGCGACTGCATCGACCAGGCGCTGCGCGCGCACCACGGCAACTGGGCCCAGGCCGCGCGCCAGCTCGGCATCGACGCCAGCAACCTGCACAAGCTGGCTAAGCGGCTTGGGTGCAAGTAG